One Nocardia sp. BMG111209 DNA segment encodes these proteins:
- a CDS encoding fumarylacetoacetate hydrolase family protein, with product MRIANLAGRGVFVLGGEDGDHQAAEIAAVSGGRFGPDLGQIYQNWGRFREWAATLSPDALHTHAFPLNRALLGAPSPAPRQVFAVGLNYRDHVAETGFAVPEQLPPVFTKYVSSFSGPDSTVVLPAGGHVDWEVELVVIIGRELHRADREQIWPAVAGVTVGQDLSERISQFRGPAAQFGLGKSFPGFAPQGPWLVTPDELADRDDLELGCAIDGQEVQKARTGDLLFPVPELLARLSDTVVLLPGDVIFTGTPAGVGMGRDPQRFLQSGETLDSWIEGIGTLRQTFIARR from the coding sequence ATGCGTATTGCGAATCTGGCCGGCCGGGGTGTGTTCGTGCTCGGTGGCGAGGACGGTGATCACCAGGCCGCGGAGATCGCGGCGGTGTCCGGCGGCCGTTTCGGCCCGGACCTCGGCCAGATCTACCAGAACTGGGGCCGGTTCCGGGAGTGGGCCGCGACGCTGTCCCCGGATGCGCTCCACACGCATGCCTTCCCGCTGAACCGCGCTCTGCTCGGCGCGCCCTCGCCGGCGCCGCGCCAGGTGTTCGCCGTCGGACTGAACTACCGCGACCACGTCGCCGAGACCGGCTTCGCCGTACCCGAGCAGTTGCCGCCGGTGTTCACCAAGTACGTCTCCTCGTTCAGTGGGCCCGACAGCACGGTTGTGCTGCCCGCGGGTGGCCACGTCGACTGGGAGGTCGAGCTGGTCGTGATCATCGGCCGCGAGCTGCACCGTGCCGACCGCGAGCAGATCTGGCCGGCCGTCGCGGGTGTGACCGTGGGCCAGGATCTTTCCGAGCGGATCTCGCAGTTCCGCGGTCCCGCAGCGCAATTCGGCCTGGGCAAGTCCTTCCCGGGATTCGCGCCGCAGGGTCCGTGGCTGGTCACTCCCGACGAACTGGCCGACCGCGACGATCTCGAACTCGGCTGTGCGATCGACGGTCAGGAGGTGCAGAAGGCCCGCACCGGTGATTTGCTCTTCCCGGTGCCGGAACTGCTTGCGCGACTGTCGGACACCGTCGTGCTGCTGCCCGGCGACGTGATCTTCACCGGTACCCCGGCCGGCGTCGGCATGGGCCGTGACCCGCAGCGATTCCTCCAGTCCGGCGAAACCCTGGACAGCTGGATCGAGGGCATCGGCACCTTGCGCCAGACCTTCATCGCCCGGCGGTAG
- a CDS encoding TetR/AcrR family transcriptional regulator → MRADAERNRAAILAVAGRLICEDHRVDVSMDEIAAAADVGKGTLFRRFTDREGLIRAVFDDRTCRAWAQAREIAADPALPAAERIVAYVAAVFDLCSGLQPLLRALPESCHARTWGPWQALLADLIAEAAPEADAQFLALAVFASLRPEITAAISAPRHRAGVLALTARILGPGRR, encoded by the coding sequence ATGCGTGCCGACGCCGAACGCAACCGGGCCGCGATCCTCGCGGTGGCCGGTCGCCTGATCTGTGAGGACCACCGCGTCGACGTCTCGATGGACGAGATCGCCGCGGCCGCCGACGTCGGCAAGGGCACCCTCTTCCGCCGGTTCACCGACCGCGAGGGCCTGATCCGCGCGGTGTTCGACGACCGGACCTGCCGCGCCTGGGCACAGGCCCGCGAGATCGCCGCCGACCCCGCGCTACCGGCCGCCGAGCGGATCGTGGCCTACGTCGCCGCCGTCTTCGACCTCTGCTCCGGCCTGCAGCCGCTGCTGCGCGCCCTGCCCGAGAGCTGTCATGCCCGCACCTGGGGTCCGTGGCAGGCGCTGCTCGCGGACCTGATCGCCGAGGCCGCTCCGGAGGCCGACGCGCAATTCCTGGCCCTGGCCGTCTTCGCGAGCCTGCGACCGGAGATCACCGCCGCGATCTCGGCCCCGCGCCACCGCGCGGGCGTGCTCGCCCTCACCGCGCGGATCCTCGGACCGGGCCGCCGCTAG
- a CDS encoding LLM class flavin-dependent oxidoreductase, producing MPIALSILDLASIAPGETARDSFDNSVAIARAAERSGYRRVWYAEHHNMNTIASSATSVLIGYVAANTDTIRLGAGGIMLPNHSPLVIAEQFGTLETLFPGRIDLGLGRAPGSDQKTMLALRRDHTSADSFPRDVLELQGYLSGRSRIPGVRAVPQAPEAVPLYILGSSLFGAQLAAQLGLPYAFASHFAPDALHQAVEIYRERFQPSDQLARPYIMAAANVFAAADSEDARQQRAVAYRARARSMISRGAADVRFTDDEIDAFLASPNGSHLASMMKYTAAGTPAEVREFLTEFAAGIGADELILAHHASALADRVRSVELVGAAFDLASVDHERGGVVGSAGA from the coding sequence ATGCCCATCGCCCTGTCCATCCTCGATCTCGCGTCGATCGCGCCCGGGGAGACCGCGCGCGACAGCTTCGACAACAGCGTCGCCATCGCCCGAGCCGCCGAGCGCAGCGGTTATCGCCGCGTCTGGTACGCCGAGCACCACAACATGAACACCATCGCCTCCAGCGCCACCAGCGTGCTGATCGGATACGTGGCGGCCAACACCGACACCATCCGGCTCGGCGCGGGCGGCATCATGCTGCCCAATCACTCGCCGCTGGTGATCGCGGAACAGTTCGGCACGCTGGAGACGCTGTTCCCGGGCCGGATCGACCTCGGCCTCGGCCGGGCGCCGGGCAGCGATCAGAAGACCATGCTCGCGCTGCGGCGCGACCACACCTCGGCGGATTCGTTCCCGCGCGACGTGCTGGAACTGCAGGGCTATCTGAGCGGCCGATCCCGGATTCCGGGTGTGCGCGCGGTGCCGCAGGCGCCGGAGGCCGTGCCGCTGTACATCCTCGGCTCCTCGCTGTTCGGCGCGCAGCTCGCCGCCCAGCTGGGCCTGCCGTACGCCTTCGCCTCGCATTTCGCGCCGGACGCGCTGCATCAGGCGGTGGAGATCTATCGCGAGCGGTTCCAGCCCTCGGATCAGCTGGCGCGGCCGTACATCATGGCCGCGGCCAACGTGTTCGCCGCGGCCGACAGCGAGGATGCCCGGCAGCAGCGCGCCGTCGCCTACCGCGCGCGGGCCCGCAGCATGATCTCCCGCGGCGCCGCCGACGTGCGGTTCACCGACGACGAGATCGACGCGTTCCTGGCGTCGCCGAACGGCAGCCACCTCGCCTCGATGATGAAGTACACCGCCGCCGGAACCCCGGCGGAGGTGCGCGAGTTCCTCACCGAGTTCGCGGCGGGCATCGGCGCCGACGAACTGATCCTCGCCCACCACGCCTCGGCCCTCGCGGACCGGGTGCGGTCGGTCGAACTCGTCGGCGCGGCCTTCGACCTAGCCTCGGTCGACCACGAGCGCGGTGGTGTTGTCGGTTCCGCCGGCGCGTAA
- a CDS encoding PP2C family serine/threonine-protein phosphatase produces the protein MLNSVGQDPGDEPELDDMTIAITRRELLRVVGITGESVSRRGGRSLNADAVAAHTDAAMGRSAFVVADGVGNHLLAVRAARTVAAVAAQVGARRGARAAILAAQQELRRQYPQDEADAVLVVAVLPAAGRADGRIDIAWVGDCRAYRWNGRVLHQITTDHTVGEYLRTYGHHPAARMDHLVTTSARTVRPGAVGHAATGSSAGRLLLCTDGVHKPIDMATVKSVLCESTDAAAAAEALVDSALRAGGTDNTTALVVDRG, from the coding sequence GTGCTGAACAGCGTGGGGCAGGATCCGGGGGACGAACCGGAACTCGACGATATGACGATCGCGATCACCCGCCGCGAGCTGTTGCGGGTGGTGGGCATCACCGGTGAGTCGGTGAGCCGGCGTGGCGGCCGCTCACTGAACGCGGACGCGGTGGCGGCCCATACGGACGCGGCGATGGGCCGCAGCGCGTTCGTGGTCGCCGACGGCGTGGGTAATCATCTGCTGGCCGTGCGGGCGGCGCGGACCGTGGCCGCGGTCGCGGCGCAGGTCGGTGCGCGCCGCGGCGCGCGGGCCGCGATCCTGGCCGCGCAACAGGAACTGCGCCGCCAGTACCCGCAGGACGAGGCCGACGCGGTGCTGGTGGTGGCGGTACTGCCCGCCGCCGGGCGCGCCGACGGCCGCATCGATATCGCGTGGGTGGGCGACTGCCGCGCGTACCGGTGGAACGGGCGGGTGCTGCACCAGATCACCACCGATCACACCGTCGGCGAATATCTGCGCACCTACGGGCACCATCCGGCGGCCCGGATGGACCACCTGGTGACCACCTCGGCCCGGACCGTCCGGCCCGGCGCCGTCGGCCACGCGGCCACCGGCTCGAGTGCCGGCCGGTTGCTGCTGTGTACCGACGGCGTGCACAAGCCGATCGACATGGCGACGGTGAAATCCGTCCTGTGCGAGTCGACCGATGCGGCGGCCGCGGCGGAAGCCTTGGTGGACAGCGCGTTACGCGCCGGCGGAACCGACAACACCACCGCGCTCGTGGTCGACCGAGGCTAG